The window AATGAGAAAGATGCATATATTCAGGCTGGTGCAGGCATTGTCGCGGACTCAATTCCAGAGAGAGAATACCAGGAAACACTTAATAAGGCTAAGGGGATGCTGAAGGCCATTGAAGTGGCGGAGAGAATAGAAGATGGTGAAAACTTTAGTGCCTGAATGAAGATATATTTGCCGATTACCGATCAAAAACGCAGGGAGTGTTTCCTCCGTCCGCCCGGCAGGGAAGTTCTGACGGGGGCAGGTCCACTGATGAGAACGGCGATGGTCAAACCCTTTACCGTGCAGATTGTCTGGAAAACCAGCCCTGCAATTCAGCGAAAAGGAAGGATTGATACGTATTGATTCTGAGGTTTGTTCAAATTGTAGGTATGTTATTGGTAATTGAGGGTCTTTACCTCGGTATCGTTAGGCATTCAATGAATCTGGAAATGATATTTGTGGGGGCAGGCGTCTCTGTTTTTTATGGAAGCAGGTGGATTGCGAAAAAAAAAGAGTGACGGTTCGGGGAAAAAGAGATTACAGCGTGAGAAAAACTTCCAGCATACAGGTCCCCTCACCTGGACCAATAGTCTTTATTTTTACTGTATCCGGAATATGGTGGCTTTTTCGAGCTTCAGGCGTTCAGGCTTTCAAGAGATGAGAGGATGCCTTGGACTTTGAAGTTTCACTCATTGGGCAGGCTACTGTCTGCGTTGTTGCTTTTTTGATGGGTTTCAGGATTCAGGATATCTCTGAAACGATATTTACGTTGATGTTTTTTCATAAACCTGCTATACTACTCCCTCAATTCGAGATATGAGGCATTTCAGAAATAGAGATCGGACCCCTAACTATGGTAAAAAGAGTATCAAGCAAAGAGAGAATTCGCCAGAAAGCTGACGAAGCAGCTGCGGGTGAAAAAGAGAAGAGCAGGAAGAAGTCGGAAAAGAAAAAGAGTGTAACAAGTAGTACGAAAGCATCCGCATCCGCTAAAAGGCAGAAAGTAGTCTGGAAAGTCTTTGATGCGGCCTATAAGGAGGTAGCATCATTTCCTTATACTGGAAAGGCAGATGCTGACACGAAGGCTGGTGACCTTGCAAAAAAAAAGAACCAGAATTTCATGGTAAGGGGTATCAAGGTACCCATGGAAGAGTAAGAGAGTTCCGGGAGGTCTTTGCAAGCGTTTCTCTATTTTTCCGAAGGGTGTTTTCATACCTGCTGAAAGAAAACATCTCCCCTGTGCCGCACTGCAGCAAGCCTGTAAATCCGCGTTTCAGATGAGAGAAGCACCGATAGAGTTATTTCATACTGTCGAGTCTGTTTTTTTATTGACAATAAAAAAGTTTCTTGATACCTTGTTGATCTTTAATTTTAGCTCCTGTCCCGTACGGTTGGAAGTTGTTCCGGTCGGCAGATGGGCAGCTGTGAATGGTGATTTTTTTCAATCAATACCGTAAAGTTATGTTGTTAAGCGTCAAGTCAAAAGCGGCATTTAAACAAGCGTGTAAAACTATTCCTGGTGGTGTAAACAGTCCGGTTCGGGCGTTTGGGGCAGTGGGTAATGAGCCGCTCTTCATAGATTCTGGCCATGGTTGTCATATAACGGATATTGATGGCAATACTTTTATCGATTATGTATGCTCCTGGGGTCCTTTGATCCTGGGCCATCTGGAAGATAGCGTACTTAAGGCGATAAAACATACCCTGGAAAAAGGAACAAGTTTCGGGGCGCCTACGGAGTTGGAAATTCAGCTTGCCGAGCTCGTCAGAGAAGCGGTCCCATCCATTGAGAAGGTAAGGATGGTCAATTCCGGAACTGAGGCTACCATGAGTGCTATTCGCCTGGCAAGAGGTTATACCGGAAGAGATCTGGTGGTAAAATTTGATGGCTGTTATCATGGACATGTTGATGGTCTTCTGGTGCAGGCCGGATCCGGTGCAACCACATTAGGTACTCCCACAAGTCCGGGTGTGCCGCAGGATTATATCAGGAACACCCTCACTATCCCCTTTAATGACATTGATGTTGTCAGGGAAGTGTGTGATAAAAGGGGGAAAGAGATTGCCTGTATCATTTTGGAACCAATTGCTGGGAATATGGGTGTGATTCCTCCGAAAAAAGGATATCTGGAGGGGTTGCGTGAGATAACAGACAGCCATGGTATTGTGCTTATCTTTGATGAGGTTATGACGGGTTTCAGGGTTGCGTATGGTGGTGCTCAGGAATTATATAATGTTACACCGGACTTGACAACGCTCGGTAAGATAATTGGTGGCGGTCTCCCGGTAGGCGCATATGGTGGTAAATCGCAGATAATGGATTTCATATCTCCCAATGGTTCCGTTTATCAGGCGGGGACATTATCGGGAAATCCTTTAGCGATGGCATCGGGCATAGCTACACTGAAGAAACTACAAGAGGAAGGTGTTTATCGTCGATTGGAGATGAGCTCAAAGAGACTGGCTGAAGGGCTTCGGAAAGCGGCTGTTGACGCAGGTGTCCCAGCGTACCATTCACGTGTCGGATCGATGCTGTGTCTGTTTTTTCATGATGGTGAAGTGACTGATTATGAATCTGCCAGGAGGAGTAATACGCAGAAATATGCCTCTTATTTTCACGGTATGCTGGAAAAGGGTGTCTACCTGGCCCCTTCGCAATTTGAGGCAGCTTTTGTCTCGACTGCTCACGGAGAAGACGATATAGACGCTACTATTCAGGCGGGTTGTGAGGTTATGAAGTCTCTGAAATGATTACTGGTTGAGGGGCACTGCACATCCTGAGTACGGTAATTATTGGTGATATTCAGGTCCGGTTTCGGTATCGTGGTGTCGTGTGTTTCTGCTTAGGCGCTGATTAATTATAGAGGTGCGGCAGAACATGATTCTGCATCCGTATTTCCGGGTTCGGAGAAATTATTGGAGTTTATATACGTTTTGAATCAGAATGATTCAGGCAGTACCTTTCGTGCCTTGAGTCTTACAAGTGGGATAGGGTTTATGCTCGCTGCTTGTCTGGCGGGTGGTTACTATGCAGGGAGTTATCTGGATTCGAAATTTGGTACCGAGCCCTGGTTGCTGATCACCGCTCTCCTTCTCTGTTTGGCTGGCGGGATTTTAGAGGTATGCTCTATGGTTAAAAAGGCGATGAAGGAAACGGAAAAAGATTAAGAGGAATGAGGATGTTGGATCTGTATAATAGATCGCAGAAACTACTGGCTGTTAAGAAGAATTTTATCAAGCAGGTATTTTATACAACGCTGTTTGTCTCTTTCCTGATGGTGCTGGTCTCTTTGCGTTATAAGTCTTTAGAGCTGACTTTGGGTCTCGGGATGGGTATTGTCATAAGTTTCTGTACATCACTTGCGCTCTGGCAATGGATAAAATTTATGTTTAAGGATCTCAATCCGGACAGGAATATCAATAATGGGTTGAATTCGCCAAAACCGGACTCTACCGTAAAGTCCCTGATTTTCGCATGTATGGGTGTGGGGAAGATGTTGGTTCTTGCCTTGGTATTTTTTCTTATCTTCAAGTATCTGCCCATCAAACCATTTGCTTTTTTTGTCGGGGTTTCGATTGTGCAGCTGGTTGTTTTTTCAATGATAGTAAGCATGGTACTGGTAAATATGCTGAACAGCACAATAGGCGTTGGTTCCGTATCTGAAGAAAATCAATCTTCTGGATGTGATACAAATGCTGCTGGTAAAACAGAACCGGTATCGAAAGGTCATTCTCATCAAATTGCAGAGAATGCTTTATAAACCGTATGTTAATTTTGGAGGAGTATAGGTTTGACTGAAGAGGCACATGGAAGTTCTAGCGGTGGGGTGCCGGAACTTCCCACTTTTTTTGATCTTCTGCCCATCGATAGGCACATCGAGATATTTGGTTTGACTCTGCATCAGCTCCTGCCGATAGTTATGTCTCTGCTGATCATTGGTTTTCTCGGGGTGTTTTCGATGATGGCAACACGTAACCTGAAGATGGTACCGGGTGGATTGCAGGCAATTCTCGAAATCGTGGTGGAAGCACTTGATAGTTTTGTACAGTCAATATTGGGTAAAATGTCTGACAGATTTCTGCCTTTTATCGGTACACTTTTTCTGTACATACTCATCATGAACCTTATTGGCCAGGTACCGTTGCTTCATTCTCCAACGACGAATTATAATACAACTCTGGCTCTGACTTTACTGGTATTTTTTGCCACTCACTATTATGGACTCAAGCATAATGGTCCGGTAAAATATGTTAAGCATATGTTGGGTGAGCCGAGATGGATGTCCCCGATGCTGTTTCCGTTACATCTGGTGTCGGAAATCATAACACGTCCACTGTCACTTTCAATGCGTCTTTACGGGAATTTAATGGGTGGGCACACCGTGCTGTCTATATTTATAGGACTTTCTCCTTTATTACTGGGATTTATTCCTATCCCTATACATTTTCCGTTTGTTTTGTTGGATTTGTTGCTGGCAGCACTCCAGGCCTTTATATTTGCATTTTTAGCTAGCTTTTACATAGCTGGGTCAATTGGAGAGAAACATTTATAATTTTTAATGAAGGGGGATTTGAAGAATGATTTATTTTGCATGTTTGGCGATTGGAATCGGTATGCTGGCTTTTGCTTCGTTTGGTTGTGGCATAGGCCAAGGTATTGCGGTAGCTGGTGCTTCATCTGCAGTAGCACGGCAGCCTGAGCTGTTCGGAAAAATTCAGATGCTTATGTTCATAGGACTGGGATTTATCGAAGCGTTGGCAATTTATTCACTGGTTTTATCATTTATCTTATTGGGAAAATTACCCGATGCAGCAGATGTGTTAAAGGTATTGGGACAATAAGAAGCGTTCAAAGCCTGGTCCTCTCCTTCTTGTTAATATGATTGTCCGCTGGGAATTGGTATTCGTGGGGAAGATAGGGTCAGGGCTGACAGATAAAAGTAGTAAATTGGGAGACTAAATGTGGGAAATTTGTTGGACGCTTTAGGCGTAGATTTCAAGATGGTCATTATACAGGCTGCAGGGTTTATTCTCCTGCTGATCTTGATGAAGAAGTTTCTTTTCGGCAAGATCAAGGACGTTATCAAGGCCAGGGCGGATGAGATAAAGGCCAGGTACAAACGAAGTGAAGATGACAGGGCTGAGGCGGAAAGGCTGAAAGAAGAGTATCAGCAGAAAAGTGTCAATGCTGATGTGGCTGCGGAGGCTAAGATCGAGGAAGCTGTAGTTAAAGCAAAAGACATTAGTGACGTAATGATTAAGGAGGCGCATCAGGCTGTTGCGGATGAGAAATCCAGGGCTCAAATAGGTATCGAGTTGGAAAAAAAGAAAGCCTTGGCAGAGGTAAGAAATCAGATTGTCGATCTTACAATTCTTACAACTACAAGGTTGATTAAACAGTCTACCAGTCGTGCTACGGCTGAAAAATTAGTGGATGACGTTATTGAGGGAGTGGGGAAACTGTCTTGATAGAAGAGAGCTTGGTACAAGGGTATGCAAAGGCTTTGTTTGAAGTCGCTGTTGATAAGGGTGATACGGGTGACATAGAAAAAGACCTGGACTGTATTAAGGAATTGCTAGTCAACAATAAGAGGTTTTGTGAGATTCTCTACCATCCATCCATTGTGAAGGCCGATAAAAAAGAGATTATCAACAGGGTTATTGTGCCTCTCTGTTCCAGTAAATGGGTGAAAAATCTTCTCTTTCTTTTAATTGATAAGAGAAGAGAGAGGATTTTGGTTTATATTCCAGATATTTACAAAAAAGTTGCAGCCAGGATAAGGGGGGTTGTCTCCGTAAAAGTTCAGACTGCAATTCCTTTGAGCGAAGAGAGGCTTGCTGAATTGCATAAGAATCTCGAAAAGCTGACAAAGAAGAAAGTGGAAATTGAAGCAGAAGTTACTAAAGAGATCCTTGGTGGAATGATAATCAGGATAGAAAATAAAATTATTGATGGAAGTATTACAAACCATTTGAAAAATCTAAAAAAGAGTTTGCTGAAGACGACCTTCGCCTAAGGAAGTCTTTATTTTTGTGGGGGTATAGCAGGAATGACCGTAAGACCAGATGAAGTTGCTTCGATTATAAAGCAAGAAATTGAAAGATATGAAGATAAATTGAAGATGGAGAGTGTTGGTACCGTTCTCCAGGTTGGTGATGGTGTCGCCAGGGTTTATGGTCTGGATGACTGCATGTCAAACGAATTGCTGGAGTTTCCGGGAGAAGTTTTTGGGATTGCCCTTAATCTGGAAGAGGATAACGTTGGATGTGTATTGTTAGGATCTGACAAAGATATAAAAGAAGGTGATACGGTAAAGACCACGGGAAGGATTGTAGAAGTGCCTGTTGGAGAAGGGCTGCTTGGAAGAGTGGTAAATGCGCTTGGTCAGCCACTTGATGGTAAGGGGCCTATCGTTTCTGATAAATCAATGCCGGTCGAAGGTTCTTCTCCCAACGTTGTAGAAAGACAGCCGGTGGTTGAACCGCTGCAGACGGGTATAAAGGCTATCGATGCCATGATTCCAATTGGCCGAGGACAGAGAGAATTGATAATAGGTGACAGGCAGACAGGTAAAACTGCTATTCTGGTAGATACAATCCTGAACCAGAAGGGGACGGGTGTCGTGAGTATTTATGTGGCAATCGGCCAGAAACTTTCCACCGTGGCAGGTGTAATCAAGGTCCTTGAAGAAAGCGGGGCATTGGAGAATTCTATCGTTGTGGTTGCATCTGCAAGTGACCCTGCACCAATGCAATATCTTGCTCCTTATTCCGGTTGTGCGATGGGTGAATACTTCAGGGATAATGGAAAACATGCAGTTATAATGTATGACGATCTGTATAAGCATGCCGTTGCATACAGGCAGGTGTCTTTGCTTCTGAGAAGGCCTCCGGGTAGAGAGGCGTTTCCGGGTGATATTTTTAATATTCACTCCCGCTTGCTGGAAAGAGCGGCTAAGTTAAATGATGAGCTCGGTGGGGGGTCTCTGACGGCACTTCCGGTTGTGGAAACTCAAGCTGGCGATTATGCGGCTTATATTCCAACAAATGTTATATCAATTACAGACGGTCAGATCTATCTCGAGAGTGATCTCTTTAATTCAGGTGTCCGTCCTGCAATCAGTGTCGGACTTTCTGTCTCCAGGGTGGGTGGAAATGCACAGATTCCTGCAATGAAGAAAGTTGCCGGGGCATTGCGGCTCAACCTGGCTCAGCATCGTGAGTTGGCGGCTTTTGCACAGTTTGGTTCAGAACTTGATAAGGCGACACAGGATCAGTTGTCGAGAGGTGAAAGATTAATAGAGATATTGAAACAACCGCAATATACGCCATCACCGGTGGAAGAACAGGTTATTATCATTTACGCAGCTATTAACGGTTACCTGGATGATATACCGACCGAGAAGATAAAGGATTTTGAAATCAAATTCCTGAAGAACATAAGAGAAAAACATTCAGCGATAGCCATGACGATCAAAGAGAAGAAGAAGATTGAAGAGGACACTGCCAATAATCTGAACAGGGCAATCACAGAATTCAAGAAATTGTATAATGCGTAATTTCAAAGAGTATGCTTTGTGTGCGTACACCCGCCAGACCAGTCCTCGGGTGTGTGGTTGAAATGGGTTAGGCTGTAACGGGGCTGTCTTTTACCGATCGGCTTCCAGCCGAGAGCCGGTCAGCGATAATCATTCAGGTGGGTAGAGAATATACTGACCCGATGCTTTAGGCGATTGAAATTTTTGAGTGAGTCCGGTACCTTCAGGGATCGGCTGAGAGCACACCGGCAGAATTGCTGTTCGACATGCCTGCTGAGGATCTCATAATAAAGATAAAACTATGGAAAGTACCAGAGATATAAAGAGAAGAATCAAGAGCATTACAAACATCCAGCAGATTACACGTGCTATGGAAATGGTTGCTGCAAATAGGCTTAAAAAAGCTGAAAGCAGGGCGTTATCTTCGCGTCCCTATACCCAGAATATAACTGCTATCCTGAGAAACCTGATACAGACTACTCCGGAAAAGGTACATTTCTTTGAACCGAAAAAGGAAGTAAAGAAGATAATGATATTGTTGATTACATCTGACAAGGGGTTATGCGGTGCTTATAACACTAATGCCATACAGCATGCGGTCAGGTTTATAAAAGGGCATCCCGAATGTGAAATAAATCTACATCTGATTGGTAAAAAGGGAAATATTTTCTTTAAGCGCAGGCCATATACAGTCGGGGAGTATTATAAAGAGACTGTTGAGCAGATCGGGTTGACATCTCTGAAGGGTGGGGAGCATAAGATCGCTGAAATTGCTG is drawn from Candidatus Scalindua sp. and contains these coding sequences:
- the atpA gene encoding F0F1 ATP synthase subunit alpha gives rise to the protein MTVRPDEVASIIKQEIERYEDKLKMESVGTVLQVGDGVARVYGLDDCMSNELLEFPGEVFGIALNLEEDNVGCVLLGSDKDIKEGDTVKTTGRIVEVPVGEGLLGRVVNALGQPLDGKGPIVSDKSMPVEGSSPNVVERQPVVEPLQTGIKAIDAMIPIGRGQRELIIGDRQTGKTAILVDTILNQKGTGVVSIYVAIGQKLSTVAGVIKVLEESGALENSIVVVASASDPAPMQYLAPYSGCAMGEYFRDNGKHAVIMYDDLYKHAVAYRQVSLLLRRPPGREAFPGDIFNIHSRLLERAAKLNDELGGGSLTALPVVETQAGDYAAYIPTNVISITDGQIYLESDLFNSGVRPAISVGLSVSRVGGNAQIPAMKKVAGALRLNLAQHRELAAFAQFGSELDKATQDQLSRGERLIEILKQPQYTPSPVEEQVIIIYAAINGYLDDIPTEKIKDFEIKFLKNIREKHSAIAMTIKEKKKIEEDTANNLNRAITEFKKLYNA
- the atpH gene encoding ATP synthase F1 subunit delta encodes the protein MIEESLVQGYAKALFEVAVDKGDTGDIEKDLDCIKELLVNNKRFCEILYHPSIVKADKKEIINRVIVPLCSSKWVKNLLFLLIDKRRERILVYIPDIYKKVAARIRGVVSVKVQTAIPLSEERLAELHKNLEKLTKKKVEIEAEVTKEILGGMIIRIENKIIDGSITNHLKNLKKSLLKTTFA
- the atpF gene encoding F0F1 ATP synthase subunit B, with the protein product MGNLLDALGVDFKMVIIQAAGFILLLILMKKFLFGKIKDVIKARADEIKARYKRSEDDRAEAERLKEEYQQKSVNADVAAEAKIEEAVVKAKDISDVMIKEAHQAVADEKSRAQIGIELEKKKALAEVRNQIVDLTILTTTRLIKQSTSRATAEKLVDDVIEGVGKLS
- the atpB gene encoding F0F1 ATP synthase subunit A, which produces MTEEAHGSSSGGVPELPTFFDLLPIDRHIEIFGLTLHQLLPIVMSLLIIGFLGVFSMMATRNLKMVPGGLQAILEIVVEALDSFVQSILGKMSDRFLPFIGTLFLYILIMNLIGQVPLLHSPTTNYNTTLALTLLVFFATHYYGLKHNGPVKYVKHMLGEPRWMSPMLFPLHLVSEIITRPLSLSMRLYGNLMGGHTVLSIFIGLSPLLLGFIPIPIHFPFVLLDLLLAALQAFIFAFLASFYIAGSIGEKHL
- a CDS encoding AtpZ/AtpI family protein — its product is MNQNDSGSTFRALSLTSGIGFMLAACLAGGYYAGSYLDSKFGTEPWLLITALLLCLAGGILEVCSMVKKAMKETEKD
- the atpG gene encoding ATP synthase F1 subunit gamma, which gives rise to MESTRDIKRRIKSITNIQQITRAMEMVAANRLKKAESRALSSRPYTQNITAILRNLIQTTPEKVHFFEPKKEVKKIMILLITSDKGLCGAYNTNAIQHAVRFIKGHPECEINLHLIGKKGNIFFKRRPYTVGEYYKETVEQIGLTSLKGGEHKIAEIAARMIEDFEQGNFDEIYLFYTKFKTVMKSDPARIRLLPLENIDTDSGEAAGKKALQGDCILEPSSEGIFSKLLPKYLECQLRQAIFESLTAEFAARRVAMIAASENAEEIIDELTQVYNKARQEAITKELLEVVSGSEALRS
- the atpE gene encoding ATP synthase F0 subunit C, giving the protein MIYFACLAIGIGMLAFASFGCGIGQGIAVAGASSAVARQPELFGKIQMLMFIGLGFIEALAIYSLVLSFILLGKLPDAADVLKVLGQ
- the hemL gene encoding glutamate-1-semialdehyde 2,1-aminomutase, which encodes MVIFFNQYRKVMLLSVKSKAAFKQACKTIPGGVNSPVRAFGAVGNEPLFIDSGHGCHITDIDGNTFIDYVCSWGPLILGHLEDSVLKAIKHTLEKGTSFGAPTELEIQLAELVREAVPSIEKVRMVNSGTEATMSAIRLARGYTGRDLVVKFDGCYHGHVDGLLVQAGSGATTLGTPTSPGVPQDYIRNTLTIPFNDIDVVREVCDKRGKEIACIILEPIAGNMGVIPPKKGYLEGLREITDSHGIVLIFDEVMTGFRVAYGGAQELYNVTPDLTTLGKIIGGGLPVGAYGGKSQIMDFISPNGSVYQAGTLSGNPLAMASGIATLKKLQEEGVYRRLEMSSKRLAEGLRKAAVDAGVPAYHSRVGSMLCLFFHDGEVTDYESARRSNTQKYASYFHGMLEKGVYLAPSQFEAAFVSTAHGEDDIDATIQAGCEVMKSLK